The proteins below come from a single Miscanthus floridulus cultivar M001 chromosome 1, ASM1932011v1, whole genome shotgun sequence genomic window:
- the LOC136487132 gene encoding GDP-mannose 3,5-epimerase 1-like — protein MGSGEKTVTAYGEYTYAELEREPYWPSEKLRISITGAGGFIGSHIARRLKSEGHYIIASDWKKNEHMTEDMFCHEFHLVDLRVMDNCLKVTKGVDHVFNLAADMGGMGFIQSNHSVIMYNNTMISFNMLEAARINGVKRFFYASSACIYPEFKQLDTNVSLKESDAWPAEPQDAYGLEKLATEELCKHYTKDFGIECRVGRFHNIYGPFGTWKGGREKAPAAFCRKAQTSTERFEMWGDGLQTRSFTFIDECVEGVLRLTKSDFREPVNIGSDEMVSMNEMAEIVLSFEDRKLPIHHIPGPEGVRGRNSDNTLIKEKLGWAPTMKLKDGLRFTYFWIKEQIEKEKTQGVDIAAYGSSKVVSTQAPVQLGSLRAADGKEGL, from the exons ATGGGGAGCGGCGAGAAGACCGTCACCGCTTATGGCGAGTACACCTATGCTGAGCTGGAGAGGGAGCCCTATTGGCCAAGTGAGAAGCTGAGGATTTCTATTACTGGGGCTGGTGGTTTCATTGGATCCCACATTGCTCGCCGTCTGAAGAGCGAGGGCCACTACATCATTGCCTCTGACTGGAAGAAGAATGAGCACATGACTGAAGACATGTTCTGCCATGAGTTCCACCTTGTTGATCTCAGGGTCATGGACAACTGTCTGAAGGTCACCAAAGGTGTCGACCATGTCTTTAATCTTGCTGCTGATATGGGTGGCATGGGGTTCATCCAGTCGAATCACTCCGTGATCATGTACAACAACACCATGATCAGTTTCAACATGCTGGAGGCTGCACGTATCAATGGTGTGAAGAG GTTCTTCTATGCCTCAAGTGCATGCATTTACCCTGAGTTCAAGCAGCTTGACACAAATGTGAGCCTGAAGGAATCTGATGCCTGGCCTGCTGAG CCTCAAGACGCCTATGGCTTGGAGAAGCTTGCAACTGAGGAGCTGTGCAAGCACTACACCAAGGACTTTGGTATTGAGTGTCGCGTTGGCCGTTTCCACAACATTTACGGCCCTTTTGGGACATGGAAAG GTGGTCGTGAGAAGGCACCGGCCGCCTTCTGCAGAAAGGCTCAGACATCCACGGAGAGGTTTGAGATGTGGGGCGATGGTCTCCAGACCCGCTCCTTCACTTTCATCGACGAGTGCGTCGAGGGTGTTCTGAG ATTGACCAAGTCAGACTTCCGCGAGCCAGTGAACATCGGAAGCGATGAGATGGTGAGCATGAACGAGATGGCTGAGATCGTGCTGAGCTTTGAGGATAGGAAGCTGCCCATCCACCACATCCCTGGTCCAGAGGGGGTCCGTGGGCGCAACTCTGACAACACCCTTATCAAGGAGAAGCTTGGCTGGGCCCCAACAATGAAGCTCAAG GATGGGCTGAGGTTCACCTACTTCTGGATCAAGGAGCAGATCGAGAAGGAGAAGACCCAGGGGGTCGACATCGCGGCCTATGGGTCGTCCAAGGTGGTGTCCACCCAGGCGCCCGTGCAGCTGGGCTCCCTCCGTGCCGCCGACGGCAAGGAGGGGCTCTGA